CCGGGTACGCGTCGATCGTGATCTCAATCTCTTTCGGATTCACATTCATCCCACCCGTAATGATCAAATCCTTGGCGCGCCCGGCGATGGCATAGGCTCCGTTGGCGAGGCGGCGTCCCAGATCGCCGCTGCGAAAGAATCCATCGGATGAAAAAGCCTCCGCTGTTTCGGCGGGGCGGCGCCAGTATCCGGGGAATACGCTCTCGCCGCGAATTAAAACCTCCCCCACTACACCGTCTGACACAGCTTGCCCGGCTGCGTCAGCGATGCGCAGATCAAACCCTGGCAGAGGCAGTCCAACGCTGCCGCCAATCCGCTGCCCGTCCACCGGGCTGGAGGCGATGCCGCCCGTCTCGGTCATACCATATCGCTCGACGATGGCATGACCTGTCCGTTGCTCAAACTCGCGGAAGGTTTGCTCGCGCAGTGGTGCCGATCCGGAGATGAACAGCCGGATATTCCCGCAGCTCTCGCGCGTGAGCGGTGACTTTAGCAAGCGTGTGTAATACGTGGGCACGCCCATGAAAATAGTCGCGTGAGGCAGCGCCGCCAGTATAGCGGGAGCTAGAAACCGCCGATGCAGAATGATCCGGGACCCGCTCAATAACGTCGGGACAGTGGCCACGAATAAACCGTGCAGATGATAGAGCGGCAGCGAATGAAGCAGAACTTCGCTGCTTCGCCAGCGCCAGAATTCACGCAGCGCCGCACCGTTCGCATATAGATTGCGATGCGTGATCATGGCTCCCTTGGGACGGCCCGTGGTTCCAGATGTGTACATCAACGCAGCGACGTCGCTGCCGGAACAGTCTTCAATGCGAGTCGTTGATTCAATAGTCTTCGCCTCCTCGTAGGCTTCTCCGTAGCCGGAGACATCCATCGTGGACATGGCAAAACTTGTCTGCATCTCCTTCCGGAGCGACTCGTATTCCTCGCGCCGTCGCGGATGGCAGATGGCCATGCGGGGATCGGCGTCTTCCAGGATTACTTGAATCTCTCCTCGGCGGCTGGTGGGGTTCAGGGGTACAAAAATGGCGCCCATACGAATGCAGGCGTAGCAGAGCATCAGCAGGTGAGGCGACTTGTCCGTCTGCGCCAGCACTCGGTCGCCCGGACGCACACCTTTCGATGCGAGCCACGCGGCATACTTCCCGGTCCATAGGGCAAAGTCCGAGTAGGTGTAGATCGCCCGCGCGTCCGTCTCCAGCAATACGCAACTGCGGTCGGTGGGAAAACAACTCTCGATGATGGCGTAAAGGTTATCGTTCATTTGATTGTTGGCTGCGCTGGCGGGCAGGCCCAATACTTCATCTTCGCAAAGTCCGTGGGTGAAATTCAATGTGTGTGCCAGGAAGCAATCATCCGGAGTATCCAAAAACCATGATGAATGCAAAAATCTGATAAAATCCATAGTTTCATGGATGAATCACAGTGTCGTGCCGGATTTGACGATCGGGAGCGACCTGAAGACACCCGAATTCCAATTGAGGTAGATCATGTCCAGCAAAATTCAGAAGAATGGCAAACCGGAGCCGCGCCGCTTCATCATCGGTATGTCCGGTGCGACGGGCGCGATCTACGGCATTCGCATGTTGCAGATGCTCAGAACCGTGCCGGGCGTGGAGACGCACCTGGTGATGTCCAAGGCGGCGGAACGAACGATCGCTTACGAGACGAGCTTTACGATTGATCAAGTGCGGGCGCTGGCGCATGAGTCGTACAACATTCTGGATATCGGCGCCAAACCCTCGAGCGGATCATTTCCCGTCGAGGGCATGATCGTCGCGCCCTGCGCCATGAAGACCCTCGGGGCGGTCGCCAACTCTCTGAGTCTGGACCTGCTCAGCCGCTCCGCCGACGTTACGCTCAAGGAGCGTCGCAAACTGGTACTGATGGTGCGAGAAGCCCCTCTACATCTGGGCCATCTGCGCCTGATGGTGCAGGCCGCCGAGATCGGGGCCATTATCTCGCCGCCGGTTCCGGCATTTTACAATTTCCCGAAGACACTTGACGACATGGTGAATCACACGGTCGGTCGCGTGCTCGATCTGTTCGGCGTAGACGTGAATCTCGTCAAACGCTGGGAAGGCATGAGCGCCAAGAACAAGAAGCTCGCCAGTACGAAGTGACTATGACTCATTCGGATGTGTGGATCATCCCCGGAGTGGTGGCCAGCGGTCTGGGCCAGGGTGCATTCTTTGTTTCTATTGAGTGGGTGCGTAGCCGATTGACTGAGTTGATGGGCATCCCGCCATTTCCTGGAACGTTGAATGTTCGCGTGGCTCCCCAAATGTGGGCGGCGTTGTTTGCGCAGCGGACGCGGTTTGACCTGGTCTCCGAGCCCGGCATGGCCGGCAGTTGTCCCGGATATCTCGCGGCGATCACCTTGCGCACTCACAGCGAGAGTGTGCAACAAGCATGGGTAATTTTGCCAGAGGTGACGGTGCATACCGATATTTTGGAGATCGTTTCGCAGCATCATCTGCGCAACGTGCTTGGCTTGAGCGATGGCGACATTCTCGAAGTGATTGTCTCTATGCCGCTCGATTAATTTCTGGTTTGGGAGAATCAAGATGCCTTCAAATGCTCCAACGGATGTGATCCCCGTGGTGGACATTCCCACCACGCTGAATATCGCCAGCTATTTCATCGACAGCAATATTGAGCAGGGACGCGGCGGCACAATTGCCATCTATGAGGAGGGCCGCACCACCACCTACGAGCAGCTTGCCGAGGCCATGAATCGTGCGGGCAACGCGCTGCGCACCTTGGGTGTGGAGCAGGAAAATCGTGTGCTCCTGGCCATACCGGACTCAGTTGAGTTCGTCGCTGTATTCTTTGGCGCCGCTAAGATCGGCGCCATCCCCATTCCAGTTAATACGGCGGCCAAGCCGGAAGACCTGCTCTATTTTCTCAACGACAGCGGCGCGCGCGTATTAGTGGTCCAGGATGACCTCTGGCCCGATCTTCAGCCTTTGCTGGCGCAGGCACCAAGCCTGTTGCATGTTCTGGTCATGCCGTCGGTGCCTGCCCAGTCGCAGATGGTAACGACCGTGCCGCCAATGAAAGCGCACTACGGATTTCATCGCCTGAGCGAGGCGCTGGCCGCCGCCTCTCCCGCGCTTGCCGCTGAACCCACTTCCAAAGACGACATGGCGTTTTTCCTCTACACTTCCGGCAGCACCGGAGGGCCGAAGGGCGCCGTGCATCTGCACCATGACATGATTGTCTCCACCGAGCTATACGCGCGCAATATCCTGAAAATTTCAGCCCAGGATATTTTCTTCTCCGCCAGCAAGCTGTTCTTCGCCTATGGCCTGGGCAATGGTTCCTACTTTGCGTTCGCCGTCGGCGCGTCGGTGGTCTACAATCCACACCGCCCCAAGCCCGAGACCATTCTGGAATACATCGAGAAGTTTCGGCCGACGCTTTTTTTCAGCGTTCCAACGCTCTACGCCGCGATGCTTCAGGTGCCCCCAAAACCAGACACCCAGCGGAACCTCTCCAGCGTGCGCTACGGAGTGTCGGCGGGGGAGGCGCTTCCCGATGAACTGTTTCACCGCTTCAAGGAGCGCTTCAGCGTGGAGATACTCGATGGCATTGGGTCCACGGAGATGCTGCACATATTTATCTCCAATCGCCCCGGCGATATTCGTCCCGGCACCAGTGGAAGGATCGTTCCGGGATACGAGGCCAGGATTGTGGATGAAGCGGGAAATGCGCTGGCGCCTGGCGATATTGGAAATCTCTGGGTGAGCGGCGATAGCGCCGCGGCATTCTACTGGCGCAAACACGGCAAATCCAAGGCCACCATGGTGGGCGAATGGCTGGTTACGGGCGACAAGTATTACGTCGATCCCGATGGCTATTTCTGCTATTGCGGCCGCGCCGACGACATGCTGAAGTGTTCAGGCCAGTGGGTCTCGCCGGTGGAAGTTGAGAATGCGATCATCGCTCATCCGAGCGTTCTGGAATCAGCCATCGTCGGCCAGGCGGACGAGGACGAGTTGGTGAAGCCCAAGGTCTTCATCGTTCTCAAGAATGGCGCGACAGCGCCAAACGAAGATGATCTGCGGACATTTTTGAAAGGGAAACTTGCTGGCTACAAAATTCCGCGCTGGGTCGAGATCGTTCCCGAGCTACCCAAAACAGCTACTGGGAAGATACAGCGATTCAAACTGCGTAGCTAATTGCCATTGCTCTCGCGCTTCTTCTTATTCACTTCAATGCTGAGACGTTTAATTTTCTGATTCAGCGTGGACAAGGGAATCTGAAACCGCTCGGAGGCCTCTGTCTGATTGCCCTTGGTGCGGTCGAGCATTTCCAGGATGATGCGGCGCTCGCACTCGTCCATGATCTCAAACAGCGAAGCCTGCGGGCTGCCTCCCAGAGTGGGCAGCAGTCGCCACAGTTTTTTTCCGGTTTTGAGGATGGCCTCGGGGAGCATCTCCGGGCCGACTTCCTCGCCCGGTGAAAGAATGACGGCGCGCTCGACGGCATTTTCCAACTCGCGCACATTTCCTGGCCAATCATAATCGAGCAGCAGGCGCAGAGCTTCCTGAGAAAAGTGTCGCGGAGGTTTGCTGTTTTCCGCGCAGAACTTGCGGAAGAAGTGCTCCGCCAGCAGGGGCACATCCTCACGGCGCGCGCGCAGCGGGGGCAGGGTAATCGTGATCACGTTCAACCGGTAAAAAAGATCCTCGCGGAACTTGCCATCCTCCACCATGCGTTGCAAGTCCACGTTGGTGGCGGTTACCACGCGTACGTCCACGTGAATCGTTTCGTTGCTGCCGAGTGGCATGAACTCGCGTTCCTGCAGAACGCGCAGAAGTTTGGTTTGGGTTTCGACGCCGACTGTTCCAATCTCGTCAAAGAATAGCGTGCCGTGATCGGCCAGCTCGAACAGTCCTTTTTTGGAGGCCACCGCGCTGGTGAACGCGCCGCGGACATGCCCGAACAGGATGCTCTCCAGCAGGTCCACGGGCAGGCTGCCGGTGTTGACGGGAACGAAGAGTTTGTCCATGCGCGTGCTGTTGGCGTGAATGGCTTTGGCGATCAGTTCCTTGCCGGTGCCACTCTCGCCCTGGATTAGCACAGTGGCGCGTGCGGGGGCCACCTGACCCACCAGCTCCAGCACTTTGCGCATGGCTTCGCTCTTGCCGATGATTTCTGTAAACGCGTAGCGCTGCTTCAGCGTGCGCTTCAGCTCACGATTCTCTTCAGTGAGCCGCTGCTGCCGGACCAGTATGGATATCTCGGCGAGCAGCCGTTCATTGTCCCAGGGCTTGGTGATGTAATTGTTGGCGCCGTGGTGGATGGCCTCGACGGCGCGCTCGACCGAGCCATAGGCGGTGATCATCACCACGGCCAGCGCGGGGTTGCTGGCGCGAATCTTTTGCAGCACATCAATTCCGCTTTGATCGGGCAGCGCGGCATCGAGCAGAACCAGATCGTAGACACGCTTTTCGATCCGCCCCAGCCCCTCTTCGCCGTTCGCGGCGCTATCGACCAGATAGCCCTCGCTCGAGAGCAGTTCCTCAAGGCTTTCGCGAAGCTGTGGCTCATCGTCAATCACCAGCAACGACCCACGCGATTCAGGCATGAACAGGTTTCCTCAATGCGGGGAATTGCAGTTCGAAGCGGGTTCCCGCGCCGGGCTTGCTCTCCACACGGATCACGGCGGAGTGTTCCTGAATGATCCCGTAGGTGACCGCCAATCCCAACCCCGTCCAGTTGGCGGGATCGCGTCCGGGAATTTTCCCCGGCCATTTGGTGGTAAAGAATGGATCGTAAATCCTGGGCAGAACTTCAGGCGCGATGCCCACTCCAGTGTCGCGGACTTCGACATGCACAGAGCCTTCCTCCGTCCACGTGGTCAGCCGCAGACGACCGCCGTGCGCCATGGCGTCGCGCGCGTTGAGGATCAGGTTCAGCAACACCTGCTGTAGTTTCCCGCTGTGCCCGGAGATGAGTGCAAGGCCTGGTTCCAAATGCGTTTCCGTCTGAATCTGCGACGCTCTGAGCGGATGATCCACCAGCAGCAGAGTTTCCGAGATCAATTGGTTCATATCCACCGGAGCGAAGTCCTCAGCCACGCCGGACGTTGCCGCATCGCGCGGGCCGTTGCCTCGCGAGAGATTGCTGCGCGAGAACTTCAGTAGGCCGTTGACAATCTCCGATGCGCGGAACGTCTGACTGATGATTCGCTCCACAATTTTGGAAGCCTTTTCCGCAGTCTCGCTCCCGTTGCCGCCAGTAGGCGATGCCGCAGGAGCGTCAGTCGGTCGGTCCTGATGCGGACGGGCCAACATCTTTTCCAGCGCCTTTTGCAGCATCTGTGCCTGCGTGGAGATGACCGTCAACGGTGTGTTGACTTCATGCGCCACGCCGGCCGCCAGCAAGCCGATGGAGGAGAGCTTGTCAGCCTGCGCGAGCTGCGACTCCAGAGCCACGCGATCCGTTACATCATCAAACACCATCAGGCGGCCAATGCACTCGCAGTTGCGCGAAAGCAGCGGGGCGATGGAAATGTTCAGGACACGTTCCTGTCCACTACCGCCATTGTTGTCACCAACGACGCGATAGCGATTGATGTTGTGGATGCCCATATCTTCGCGGCTGCGGTCGTATTCAGCCAGCAGATCGGCGGGCAGCAGCTCGTGCAGCGGGCTGCCTTTCGCCTGACGGAAGGGCAGGGGAAGCATCAGCTCGAGCGGTGTATTGATGGCCTCTACGCGGTCTTCGAGATCCACGGCGAGCAAGCCGACGTTGATGGACTCCAGAATGTTTTCGCCGAACTGTTGCAGGTCGGCATACTGCCGCGCCTTTTCGGTGAGAGACTCGAGCAGCGAACCACTCTCCAGCGCCAATGCCAGATAACCGCAGAGCGTCTCCACCAGCGCGACGTCCTGCTCCGGGAGCAGCTCGCCTCCGGTCGTTCGGCCAAGGCCGAGCACGGCCACTAAGCGGTCCTTGGCGCGGCATGGGAAGTAGTACGGCATTCTCATGTCACGCAGGGACCGGTGCCATTGCGGGTGTTCCCACATCTCTTGATGGATCGGGTCGGAGTCGTCCCGGTCCGCTTGGTCCCATTCCGGCCAGCCGGGAAAATGCAACCAATCACGCCGCCGCCGCAGGCCCCGCGACCCCGATTCGCCAGCGGATTCTTCCAGCAGGCCGATATAGCCGAAATCAGCAGTGTGCCCGTCGCCAGCGCTCGCCGATTCCTGCGCGCGAGTGTCCGCGCTCAGTCCGTCGTTCTCCATCCCGCACTCCAGAAATATCTGGTAACCGCCATTTGCCGCGGGAATGAATACGGCGGCGCGGTCCAACTCCAGCAACTGCGTCAGAGGATCAAGCAGCGAGCGGACCATCTCCTCCCGGTCCGTATGGCGGCCAAGCTGATGTCCCAGGTACAGGACGGCCTGACGATAATCATAGCGGTGGCGGAGAAAACTCTCATCCAACTGGCGCTGAATCCAGCTTTGCAGAGGGCGTAGCAGCAAACCTGTGGCGATCACTGCTGCGATCAACCCCAAGGTTCCCACATCTGGAATGGTGCGGCGGAACAAGTCGCCCGCCAGCGCTGCAGCGCCCATGTAGCATCCCACCAACAGGCCGGTGGCCAGCGTCCAGGCTACGCCGCGACCGATGGCAATGTCCACATCGAGAAGCCGGTGGCGCGCCATGGCGTAGGCCATGCCGGCGGGCAGCGCGATCAGCGACATTGCCGACAACGCCATCCACGGTTGCGCAACGATCCCCAAGAAATATGGGACGGCATAGTTCACCACGAAGGGAGCCAATCCCGCCAGCGCTCCGCCGAGCACCCAAGCCATCTGCTTCCAAAGCTGGCGGGACCCAGACGGGCGAGAAGTAGCCCTGCGCAGCGCCGCTGCCAACAGTCCCGTGCCCAGCATGTACATCGCCGCCAGATACCCGGTCTCGATGCGATCCATCCACCAGCTCGAGTCGCTCAAGGGGGCCGAAGCGGATGTGAGTACTCCGAGCGCGAAGCCAATGTGGAGGAGACCCAGCAACGTGGCCGAAGCGTAAATGCCAAAGCGCAGGTTCCCCGCGCTGGCGGAGGATGCTGGGCGATTCGCGCCAGCCGATTGCCAGTACGTCAGGCAGAAGTGCGCGAATAGTGCCGGCTGCAACAGCATTGCCGCCGCATCCGTCCAATAGATGAGCCAATCCAGTGAGTCGAATTTTCCCGAGTAAGAAAAGGCGAACAGGACAAATGAAGTGAGGCAGTAAAGCACAAATAGCCGCGCCCGCGGAGCCCGCATTCTGCGCCACAGTACCCATGCGCCCAACATCAGGTAGAACAATCCGGCGATCCACAGAACAGTTTGCAACGGCGTGGAGTCGGCCCGAGCCGCCAGCCTCAGATGAATCGTTAGTGGCGCGCCCTCGCGGATGACCGTGTAGTCCACGGCAGTGTCCGGGGTGGCTGCGTAGAGGCGGCGCGTCAATTCCTCCAACGACTTAATCTGGTCCGTGTGCCCGCCGTTTTGGGTGGCGTAGAGAATGTCGCCACTGCGCACGCCAGCCCTTGCCGCCGGCCCGCCGGATTCGATATTCCTGGCGACCAGGCCCAAAGCGGTTTCTGACCAGAGCACGCCATCGGATGGGATCTGAACCGTGCGCCGCTGCTGCCAGTTGGCCACTGCGAGGACCAGCGACACCAGCATCAACGATGCCAGGAGGTAGCGCGCGACTTGGGGTCTGTTTTCCAGTAGTTTCACTTAAGCGAATGCGCAGCCTTGACCGAGATCGGGACGAACAATGACTAGGCAAACTGATTGCACTTCATGTACCAATTATCCGTTGCTTCCAAACTATTTTAACCGATTTAGTATCAATATGTTGATGCCACTCAACAGAGCCTGAATGGGCCTTCTCCGGAAAAGCGAATGGTTCCTATGCAAAAATGTAGAAAAGTCTACAAAAATGCAAGCAACGCTTTTTCTGTTATGGCGATACAAATTCTAGAATACGAAATTAAAGCCGCCGCGGAAGGCTCTGGCCGCAGGGAACAAAGTTCCCTGAATTCCACTCGCTGAGCGCACCGACAGATAGCCATCGGCTAGCAGGTTAGTGAAGTCAGCGATGGCCTCAAACTGGCCTTGGAGGATATTGGGGGAGGGAAGAGGCTGCAGGATATAGACACTAAGATAGGGATCGGCCTGACCGATGCCGCGATTATAGGGATCGGCGACAGTTATGGCGCGCTCGGGCAACCAGCGATAGGAAGTGATCACGTGGGTGCGTAATCCCGGCATCGTCGAGTCGATCTTCAATGCCACGGAGTGACTGCGCTGCATGCGCAAAACTTCCCGAAGCTGCTGCGCGCTTTCGATGACCGGGGCCTCGGTGGAGGCAACCATTGATCCGGCGTAGCTATACGCGGCAATCAGGGCCACGCCAGGGCTGATCTCCGTGGAGATTGCGGCCCGCGCACCCGCCGAGCGGTAGTTGCCCGCGCTGATGAATTGGCGATTGGAGAATGGATCACGCAGCATTCCCGAGGGGAGGACCTCTGCGCCGGAAGCTTTGCGCGGGAAGGCGATGGTCAACGCCGCGTCTTCTAGAGAATCAAGGAAGAAGGAAGCCTCTGTCCGCATTTGTGTGGCGAACACTGGATCGATCCAATGTTGCTCCCAACTTGCTTCTGCGTGCCGACCGGATTCCATGACGGGCGTTCCGTCTACCCCCGCGCTGATCTGCGGAATAGCCAGCCACTGCTCCGCCGCCTGCTTCTGCGTATCCCATCCGGAAGGAATTGCGCGCGGGCCAATCCCCGCGTAGGAAACGGTGAGCAGTCCGCCGGACGGCGTTGCATATACGACTCGTCCGTACGGGCTCAACTGGAAGGTCTGTCCATTGAGGCTGAAGGAGTCCAGCAGCGAGCCGAACTCGGCGGTGATAGCGTTCGTAATCTGGCGCTCCTGCGCGTAGCCAAATGTGACGGACTGCACTCTCTCGCCGCTGGGCGCGTCGGGGCCAAACTGGCTGACCCAGTATTCACGTGGCAGGAAAAGCTGGCGGGCCGTGGCCGTGATATGCGTGGTCGCGCGGTCGCCATCCTGACGGTCCCAGGAAATATGCAGACTGGTGGCGGGCGTGCCCTGCTTGATACCCGCCGAGCCGGTGAGGCCCAGCGACTGGTTTGCGCCGAGCTGATAATCCATATCGAACGATGTTTGCAGGCCAGAGTCATGGCCGAAGCCCGCTCTATCGTCGCCCGCCAGAAGTTTCACGGTGCCATGCAACGCGCGCTCGCGCGGATCAATCGAGGCGGCTTCGCCATTGCTGACTGCGACGGACCGGTCTGGTCCATTCTGTTGGAATCGCAACACGGGCCGCGTCGGATGCTGCGCACGCAGAACCCACTTCCAATCTTCGCTGGCCTGCTCGATGCTGCTGGGGATCGAAAACTCCACCGACTCGGCCAGCTTGTACAGGCTGATGTCGAGCAGCGCCAGACCACCTGCTTTTACCGCGATGGCCGTCTTGAGGTAGGGAAGAAAACTGGGACTGACTACTTCCGCCGAGTAGATGCCGGGTGCAAGTTTCGGCACGCTGAAGCGGCCGGTGGTCTGCGTGGTGGCGCGCGCTACGACGCGTCCCCCAGGCGAGAGGATGCTCACGGGAACCCCGGCCTGTGCCGCGCCCCGACGATCCGTGATCTTGCCCGCGATGATGCCAAACTCCGTGGCCTCAACGCCGCCGGCGGCCATCGCACTTGCTGGAGCCACCGCCAATAGCGCCAGCAATGACGCTACTTTTGTCTGGGCACGGAACACGCGCGCGAAATAGTGCAAGCTCACGATACTCCTCCCCGAATTACGCGATGTCTATTCGATCGTGAAATCGGCCGCGGGCGAAATGGACTGGTTGGTGTTGGTGTCGGTTACCGTTACTTTGAGTTTGTATTTGCCAGGCTCGAGCGATGTGAGCGGCATGAGTTTTTCGATGTTTACCTGACTGGGTGAGGAGTTGGGCAGGTCGGCGGCGTTCTCCGTGGATTCAAAGACCGCCTTGTCGCCCTTCAGCAATTGATACTTGATGGTTGCCGCGGGGCGCGCGCCGCTGATGTCCGGCTTGATGTTATAGACCTGCATGTAGACGCCCAGACGTTGCTCACGCTTGAATGTCTCGCCCACCGCCGGACGGACTTTGGAATCACCGATCACGAACTGGCCGATGCCGATGCGCTTGGTGGGCACTTTCTCCAGTTGATCCGCGAGGATCAACGAGCTGACCGAGAACTCGTCTTCCTTGAACAAGGGAACTTCCAGCCGCATCTCCAATGTGCCGAGGTTGCCGCTGTTCACGTCCTTCAGCGCCAGGCTCAGGCGATAGAGGCCCGGGCGCAACGGGATGGACTTCCAGTAGATGGACTTCTTTTCGAGCGACTGTTCGAGCAATGATTCCGGGATGTCCAGCGCGATGGTGTCTTCAAATGTCTGGACTACACGGCGCGTCAGCGTGGTGATGCGCCCGAAGATGTTCACCACGGCCTTCTGCACGCCGGTGGAGTTATTGAACGCCAGGTCCTTGTTGAGCAGACCAATCGTGAACGCCGAGAGCACCGAACTATCGGTGATCTTCACGAAGTCGGTGCGCACCTGAAACGGCAGCACGTTGAAGCGGATGTTGGTCGAGATGGCCTCTTCCAAATCCTTGAACTTGATCGCCGGAGGCCTGTTGATATTGGCCATCAGCGCCAGACGATCAAACTGTCCGCCGTAGCGCGTCGAGGTCGCGTAGCCCGCGCCGGGGCTGGAGTCAATCATGCGCTTGGGCATGCGCGTGCCGTCGGTGCGCGTGAAGCGGTCCACCTTCGACGACAGGCCCATCTCTTCCATCTGCGACAGGCCGGCACCGGGCACGTAGAGTAGCGCGTCCTTCTCCGCCGGGTCGATGGTGAAACGATACTCGCCAGTCATGGTTGGATCGACGTACTCAAGCTCCACGTTCTGGCCGATGCCTTCGATGTAGCGATAGCGCCAGACTTCAAACGGGAACGTGGAAGTTGATCCGCCGCCTTCTTCCATAGGCCTTTCGTAGTGCCCGCCGGAAGGATGCGCTTCCACTTCGTCCGGTGGTCCGTACATGATGTACATGCGCCCGCGATCACTCTTCCAGCCGGGGATGCCGCTGGCGTAATGCTGATTGGCGTAGGCGATGCGCCGGTAATGCTCTTCCTTGTAATCGTTGGTGAGTGCCTCGGGATCGGGGCTGCGGCGCAGCCAGAACTGCTCGATGAACTGCTCGCGCTCCTCGTCATTGGCCAGGGTCAGGAAGACCTTGCGCTCTTCGTCGGTGATGATGTAGCCGACGTCTTCGTTGAGCCACTTCTTGAAGGCCGAGGCCAATTCTTTTTCAAGCGACTCGCGGGCGCGCTGGCGATCCTTGTCGCTCATGCCCTTGGCTTCGCTCTGTCCGACCAGGTCCTTGGCCTCGCCCTGCTTCTCTTGAGCATGCAGCGGAGCCAATAAATACTGGCCTCCCAGGAACATCGCCCAGCCAATCAGCATGGCGATTCGCGCAGTCGATAACAGCCACCGCGTCGAGCTGCGCTGCGAGTTGTCCCGACGGCTTTCAGGGGCCTCCCGTTTGGTCTGTTGAAAATAGGACTGCATAGTTCGACCCGCTTTCCTGAATCCCGTGCTCAAACTTAGTGTTATTGTAGGTCTCGCTCCCCGTCCAAGTCAAGCAAAACGTCATGCTGATCGTCATGCCAAAGGGGCGCCAACAAAAGATTAAAATCATTCTGGTTAGCTGAAATTTGGACACAGAAAACCGCCCTTCCCGTAGGGGCTGGCACCGCACAGTTGGACATCATCCAGCCACGCGGGGTTGCCCGCGAAAATCCATGGTGCTCGGATTGCTTCGTTTCCGCACTCCCGCAAGATACTAAACCCGTCATACTAAACCCGTCGTCATCCTGAGCGTAGCGAAGGACCTGCTTTTTTATCTCGGGGGGACGCGCTGGGGAAAGCAGACCCTCCGCCCACCTCGCGCTCCGAATCGCCCGCCGATGATCACCCGCGAGTTGCCCCAGGATTCTCCCGTGACAACTTTTCCAAATTTTCCAGTAGCTTTCACGCCTAATCCAGGCCCCCTCACATGACCATCCATCCCGCAGATGCCCGCAGGGCATCACCGTGAATAGCCGTAGGTGCCAACCTACGGACTACCGCGTCCCCAACCGAAACAACCCCGGAGGGGTTGACCATTCAAATTGCCAGACGATGCTTGCATGTGGGGAAACCGTGGCCCCTCCAGGGCCGAATTTGATATGGGGATTCGTCCCGGAGGTTTCACTTGCGGCTATTCACAGTCCTGCCCTCCGGGCAGGCTGGCAATCGGGGCCGTCTCATGGAAGCCGAGATGTTCCCGAATCACGATAATCTTCATAATCAATGCCAGTGTTTCGTGGCGGTCCTCCGTGTACCTCTGCGTCCTCTGCGGTTAGGAAAGATGTTTAACCGCAGAGGACGCAGAGGTACACGGAGGAAACACCACGATAGGACACCGCCCAATAGCCGCGACTGTATCCATTCGTTTCGCGCGGCACTTTCGTGCGCCGACTAATTAGCCTGGCTGGCAAGAGCGTGGCACAGCGCGGCGGACTGCGCCTTTGTCAGCACCTGCTCTAAATCTTCCGGCGTGGCGCGGCGCAGATTCTCGATGCTACCGAAATGTTCCAGGAGTTTGCGGGCTGTTGCCGGGCCGATGCCGGGGATGTCGAGCAACTCGCTGCGCAACTGCCGTGAGTCGCGGCGCTGGCGGTGGAACTTCACCGCGAAGCGGTGCGACTCGTCGCGTATCTGCTGGACGAGGCGCAGCACCGGCGAGTGATGATCGAGGCGC
This sequence is a window from Acidobacteriota bacterium. Protein-coding genes within it:
- a CDS encoding GWxTD domain-containing protein gives rise to the protein MQSYFQQTKREAPESRRDNSQRSSTRWLLSTARIAMLIGWAMFLGGQYLLAPLHAQEKQGEAKDLVGQSEAKGMSDKDRQRARESLEKELASAFKKWLNEDVGYIITDEERKVFLTLANDEEREQFIEQFWLRRSPDPEALTNDYKEEHYRRIAYANQHYASGIPGWKSDRGRMYIMYGPPDEVEAHPSGGHYERPMEEGGGSTSTFPFEVWRYRYIEGIGQNVELEYVDPTMTGEYRFTIDPAEKDALLYVPGAGLSQMEEMGLSSKVDRFTRTDGTRMPKRMIDSSPGAGYATSTRYGGQFDRLALMANINRPPAIKFKDLEEAISTNIRFNVLPFQVRTDFVKITDSSVLSAFTIGLLNKDLAFNNSTGVQKAVVNIFGRITTLTRRVVQTFEDTIALDIPESLLEQSLEKKSIYWKSIPLRPGLYRLSLALKDVNSGNLGTLEMRLEVPLFKEDEFSVSSLILADQLEKVPTKRIGIGQFVIGDSKVRPAVGETFKREQRLGVYMQVYNIKPDISGARPAATIKYQLLKGDKAVFESTENAADLPNSSPSQVNIEKLMPLTSLEPGKYKLKVTVTDTNTNQSISPAADFTIE